In a genomic window of Punica granatum isolate Tunisia-2019 chromosome 6, ASM765513v2, whole genome shotgun sequence:
- the LOC116210839 gene encoding D-2-hydroxyglutarate dehydrogenase, mitochondrial-like isoform X1 has protein sequence MKMEKWRWSSAAHRLLRLCSNPLSDLRCSPKLQNSTPSGVLYRHEGTCEWIRPFIGQQKQHFGQRSHHLWSGNCLGETPGIQNRFFGATATKIERNSKFATLNSNDISYFKEILGEKNVIQDEDTLLSANTDWMHKYRGSSKLLLLPRTTEEVSSILKYCNSRCLAVVPQGGNTGLVGGSVPVFDEVIINVSSMNNVISFDKVSGILVCEAGCILENLISFLDNRGFIMPLDLGAKGSCQIGGNVSTNAGGLRLLRYGSLHGNVLGLEAVLANGEVLDMLGTLRKDNTGYDLKHLFIGSEGSLGIVTKVSILTPPKLSSVNVAFLACKDYFSCQKLLLEAKRKLGEILSAFEFLDEQSMALALSHLEGVRNPLPPSLHNFYVLIETTGSNESYDREKLEAFLLSAMEGGLISDGIVAQDIQQASSVWHIREGLPEALIKAGANYKYDLSLPVEKLYNLVEEMRTRLENLATVVAYGHLGDGNLHLNISAPQYDDAILAQIEPFVYEWTSKNRGSISAEHGLGLMKANKILYSKSPAAVNLMASIKKLLDPNGIVNPYKVLPQSMIH, from the exons ATGAAAATGGAGAAGTGGAGGTGGTCGTCAGCAGCTCATCGTCTCCTCCGGCTTTGCTCGAACCCTCTCTCCGATCTCCGGTGCAGCCCTAAGCTCCAAAATTCGACTCCTTCAG GAGTTTTGTACAGGCATGAAGGAACTTGTGAATGGATACGACCATTTATTGGACAGCAAAAGCAGCATTTTGGACAGCGTTCACATCATTTATGGTCGGGAAATTGTCTTGGTGAAACACCTGGAATTCAAAACAGATTCTTTGGAGCCACGGCCACAAAAATCGAGAGGAACTCTAAGTTTGCGACGCTGAATTCCAACGATATAAGTTATTTCAAGGAAATATTGGGTGAAAAAAATGTTATCCAGGATGAAGACACTCTCCTGTCTGCAAATACTGACTGGATGCACAAATACAGAGGCTCGAGTAAGCTTCTGCTCCTGCCTCGGACCACTGAGGAG GTCTCCAGCATTCTGAAGTACTGCAATTCTAGATGCTTGGCTGTTGTTCCTCAAGGTGGAAATACTGGCCTTGTAGGTGGAAGTGTTCCCGTTTTTGACGAG GTGATTATCAATGTGAGTTCGATGAATAATGTGATATCTTTTGACAAG GTGAGCGGTATTCTGGTTTGTGAGGCAGGATGCATATTGGAAAACCTGATCTCATTTTTGGACAACCGAGG ATTTATTATGCCCCTCGACTTAGGTGCAAAGGGGAGCTGCCAGATTGGTGGCAATGTTTCAACCAATGCTGGTGGTTTGCGCCTTCTTCGATATGGATCACTTCATGGAAATGTACTTG GTCTCGAAGCAGTTTTGGCTAACGGTGAAGTGCTCGACATGCTTGGTACTTTGCGCAAAGATAATACTGGGTATGATCTGAAGCATCTCTTCATAG GGAGCGAGGGATCCTTAGGGATAGTAACTAAAGTGTCAATCCTTACCCCTCCAAAGCtgtcatcagtaaatgtagcTTTTCTTGCATGTAAAGATTATTTCAGTTGCCAG AAACTCCTATTGGAGGCAAAGAGGAAACTTGGGGAGATTCTCTCTGCTTTTGAATTTCTAGATGAACAGTCGATGGCTCTG GCACTGAGCCATTTAGAAGGTGTTCGTAATCCATTGCCTCCTTCACTGCACAATTTCTATGTTTTAATCGAGACAACAGGCAGTAATGAATCTTATGACAG AGAGAAACTGGAAGCCTTTCTATTGAGCGCGATGGAAGGTGGTTTGATTTCAGATGGAATTGTTGCCCAAGATATACAACAAGCGTCTTCAGTTTGGCATATTCGTGAG GGTTTACCTGAAGCATTGATAAAAGCTGGGGCTAACTACAAATACGATCTTTCACTACCTGTCGAAAAGCTTTACAATCTTGTTGAAGAAATGCGGACTAGACTTG AGAACTTGGCCACTGTAGTGGCATACGGTCATCTCGGCGACGGAAACCTGCATCTTAACATTTCAGCTCCTCAGTACGATGATGCT ATTCTGGCACAAATCGAACCCTTTGTGTACGAGTGGACGTCTAAGAATCGAGGAAGTATAAGTGCTGAGCACGGCCTTGGACTCATGAAGGCTAACAAGATTTTATACAGCAAATCCCCTGCAGCT GTAAATCTGATGGCTTCCATCAAAAAGTTGCTGGACCCAAATGGCATAGTCAACCCGTATAAAGTTCTTCCACAATCCATGATTCATTGA
- the LOC116210839 gene encoding D-2-hydroxyglutarate dehydrogenase, mitochondrial-like isoform X2, producing MLSRMKTLSCLQILTGCTNTEARVSSILKYCNSRCLAVVPQGGNTGLVGGSVPVFDEVIINVSSMNNVISFDKVSGILVCEAGCILENLISFLDNRGFIMPLDLGAKGSCQIGGNVSTNAGGLRLLRYGSLHGNVLGLEAVLANGEVLDMLGTLRKDNTGYDLKHLFIGSEGSLGIVTKVSILTPPKLSSVNVAFLACKDYFSCQKLLLEAKRKLGEILSAFEFLDEQSMALALSHLEGVRNPLPPSLHNFYVLIETTGSNESYDREKLEAFLLSAMEGGLISDGIVAQDIQQASSVWHIREGLPEALIKAGANYKYDLSLPVEKLYNLVEEMRTRLENLATVVAYGHLGDGNLHLNISAPQYDDAILAQIEPFVYEWTSKNRGSISAEHGLGLMKANKILYSKSPAAVNLMASIKKLLDPNGIVNPYKVLPQSMIH from the exons ATGTTATCCAGGATGAAGACACTCTCCTGTCTGCAAATACTGACTGGATGCACAAATACAGAGGCTCGA GTCTCCAGCATTCTGAAGTACTGCAATTCTAGATGCTTGGCTGTTGTTCCTCAAGGTGGAAATACTGGCCTTGTAGGTGGAAGTGTTCCCGTTTTTGACGAG GTGATTATCAATGTGAGTTCGATGAATAATGTGATATCTTTTGACAAG GTGAGCGGTATTCTGGTTTGTGAGGCAGGATGCATATTGGAAAACCTGATCTCATTTTTGGACAACCGAGG ATTTATTATGCCCCTCGACTTAGGTGCAAAGGGGAGCTGCCAGATTGGTGGCAATGTTTCAACCAATGCTGGTGGTTTGCGCCTTCTTCGATATGGATCACTTCATGGAAATGTACTTG GTCTCGAAGCAGTTTTGGCTAACGGTGAAGTGCTCGACATGCTTGGTACTTTGCGCAAAGATAATACTGGGTATGATCTGAAGCATCTCTTCATAG GGAGCGAGGGATCCTTAGGGATAGTAACTAAAGTGTCAATCCTTACCCCTCCAAAGCtgtcatcagtaaatgtagcTTTTCTTGCATGTAAAGATTATTTCAGTTGCCAG AAACTCCTATTGGAGGCAAAGAGGAAACTTGGGGAGATTCTCTCTGCTTTTGAATTTCTAGATGAACAGTCGATGGCTCTG GCACTGAGCCATTTAGAAGGTGTTCGTAATCCATTGCCTCCTTCACTGCACAATTTCTATGTTTTAATCGAGACAACAGGCAGTAATGAATCTTATGACAG AGAGAAACTGGAAGCCTTTCTATTGAGCGCGATGGAAGGTGGTTTGATTTCAGATGGAATTGTTGCCCAAGATATACAACAAGCGTCTTCAGTTTGGCATATTCGTGAG GGTTTACCTGAAGCATTGATAAAAGCTGGGGCTAACTACAAATACGATCTTTCACTACCTGTCGAAAAGCTTTACAATCTTGTTGAAGAAATGCGGACTAGACTTG AGAACTTGGCCACTGTAGTGGCATACGGTCATCTCGGCGACGGAAACCTGCATCTTAACATTTCAGCTCCTCAGTACGATGATGCT ATTCTGGCACAAATCGAACCCTTTGTGTACGAGTGGACGTCTAAGAATCGAGGAAGTATAAGTGCTGAGCACGGCCTTGGACTCATGAAGGCTAACAAGATTTTATACAGCAAATCCCCTGCAGCT GTAAATCTGATGGCTTCCATCAAAAAGTTGCTGGACCCAAATGGCATAGTCAACCCGTATAAAGTTCTTCCACAATCCATGATTCATTGA
- the LOC116211186 gene encoding probable ubiquitin-conjugating enzyme E2 16, which yields MTSSSANSRKALSKIASNRLQKELVEWQVNPPSGFKHKVTDNLQRWVIEVNGAPGTLYANETYQLQVDFPEHYPMEAPQVIFLHPAPMHPHIYSNGHICLDILYDSWSPAMTVSSICISILSMLSSSTVKQRPEDNDRYVKNCRNGRSPKETRWWFHDDKV from the exons ATGACCAGCTCCTCCGCCAACTCTCGCAAG GCTCTGAGTAAGATTGCTTCCAATCGGCTCCAGAAGGAGCTTGTGGAGTGGCAGGTCAATCCTCCCTCGGGCTTCAAGCACAAGGTCACCGACAATCTCCAGAG atGGGTCATTGAAGTAAATGGAGCTCCAGGGACTCTTTATGCCAATGAAACCTACCAGCTTCAGGTTGACTTCCCTGAGCATTACCCCATGGAAGCTCCACAG GTTATATTTCTGCATCCAGCACCTATGCATCCTCATATTTATAGCAATGGGCACATTTGCTTAG ATATCTTATATGATTCTTGGTCACCTGCCATGACCGTCAGTTCTATCTGTATCAGCATTCTATCTATGCTTTCAAGCTCCACTGTTAAG CAACGCCCGGAAGACAACGACCGCTACGTGAAGAACTGTAGGAATGGAAGGTCTCCGAAGGAGACGAGGTGGTGGTTTCACGACGACAAAGTGTAA
- the LOC116211187 gene encoding uncharacterized protein LOC116211187 — protein MRSLRFVYSQLSRLRCKASCPLPPHSPNALCSARRLASAAPQQQDSKPSDQVSAIVDEISGLTLLEVSDLTEILRKKLDITEMPVMAVMMPGMGFSVRGAGKGGGAAKANAEDKAEKTAFDLKLEGFDAAAKIKVIKEVRTFTDLGLKEAKDLVEKAPTLLKKGATKEEAEKIVAKMKEIGAKVIME, from the coding sequence ATGAGGTCTCTGCGATTCGTCTACTCACAGTTGTCCCGTCTCCGCTGCAAAGCCAGCTGTCCTCTTCCTCCCCACTCCCCAAACGCCCTCTGCTCGGCCCGCCGGCTCGCTTCCGCGGCTCCTCAGCAGCAGGACTCGAAGCCCTCCGACCAAGTCTCTGCCATTGTTGACGAGATCTCCGGCCTGACACTTCTCGAGGTATCCGACCTCACCGAGATCCTccggaagaagctcgataTCACCGAGATGCCGGTTATGGCGGTCATGATGCCGGGAATGGGGTTCAGTGTCCGCGGCGCTGGGAAGGGCGGCGGAGCCGCCAAGGCTAATGCTGAGGATAAGGCCGAGAAGACCGCCTTCGATCTGAAGCTCGAGGGGTTTGACGCGGCCGCGAAGATCAAGGTGATCAAGGAGGTGAGGACGTTCACTGACTTGGGGCTGAAGGAGGCAAAGGATTTGGTCGAGAAGGCGCCGACTTTGTTGAAGAAGGGTGCCACGAAAGAGGAGGCTGAGAAGATTGTCGCGAAGATGAAGGAAATTGGAGCTAAAGTGATCATGGAGTGA